In Bacteriovorax stolpii, a single genomic region encodes these proteins:
- a CDS encoding BadF/BadG/BcrA/BcrD ATPase family protein, producing the protein MNKSAIVNPKIVEDYTIKYLVGVDGGGSGTRIIVTDKKLKILASAQGDPSALGQGIEKAWRAIVDTLARAFHYGSIPVPMLSECAIGLGLSGANNVIWKNEFYMRNPGFKNIIVDTDGFTTLLGAHGGKPGSIVAVGTGSVGMVMNDKNERKDVSGWGFPSGDEASGAWLGLRACALTQKTIDGRRADSALSDAVLKYCGKEPSQFLNWLGNAGQNSFAQLAPLVFQAAPHDQDARELLFTAGKEIEQMAKTLDPNNELPLSICGRLGEALIPYLPEATRKRNQPALGDSTIGALLLIAEER; encoded by the coding sequence ATGAACAAAAGCGCAATTGTAAACCCAAAGATCGTGGAAGATTACACTATTAAATACCTCGTTGGTGTTGATGGTGGCGGAAGCGGAACAAGAATTATCGTCACTGATAAAAAACTCAAAATTTTGGCCAGTGCTCAAGGCGATCCTTCGGCCTTAGGACAGGGAATCGAAAAAGCATGGAGAGCAATCGTCGATACATTGGCGCGCGCTTTTCATTATGGAAGCATTCCTGTTCCTATGCTTTCTGAATGTGCCATTGGACTTGGTCTTTCAGGTGCTAATAATGTCATCTGGAAAAACGAATTCTATATGCGCAATCCGGGATTTAAAAACATCATCGTCGACACAGATGGCTTCACCACACTTCTAGGAGCACACGGTGGAAAGCCTGGCTCTATTGTCGCTGTCGGCACTGGAAGTGTCGGTATGGTGATGAATGATAAAAACGAACGCAAAGATGTTTCAGGCTGGGGATTTCCTTCTGGTGATGAGGCCAGCGGTGCCTGGCTTGGTCTGCGTGCCTGTGCCCTTACTCAAAAAACAATTGATGGCAGAAGAGCTGATTCAGCACTAAGTGATGCCGTTTTAAAATATTGTGGCAAAGAGCCTTCTCAGTTTTTAAACTGGCTTGGTAACGCTGGTCAAAATAGTTTTGCCCAACTTGCTCCTCTGGTGTTTCAGGCAGCTCCTCATGATCAGGATGCAAGAGAACTTCTCTTTACCGCTGGAAAAGAAATTGAACAAATGGCAAAAACTCTCGATCCAAATAATGAACTTCCCCTTTCAATATGTGGAAGACTCGGTGAAGCCTTAATCCCTTACTTGCCGGAAGCAACTAGAAAACGCAATCAGCCAGCTCTCGGCGATTCAACCATTGGTGCACTTCTTTTAATTGCTGAGGAAAGATAA